The following proteins come from a genomic window of Neofelis nebulosa isolate mNeoNeb1 chromosome 5, mNeoNeb1.pri, whole genome shotgun sequence:
- the NEPRO gene encoding nucleolus and neural progenitor protein isoform X2, with protein sequence MGHHKPHLALKQVEQCLKRLKNMDLEGSIQHLSELFSSNENHRVTTEAYVIPSQPVVELVLMKILGACKLLLRLLDCCCKTFLLTVKHLGLQEFIILNLVMVGLVSRLWVLYKGVLKRLTSLYEPLFGLLHEVSRIQPLPYFKDFTFPSDIAEFLGQPYFEVFKKKMPTAFAAKGVTKLLNKLFLTKNQSPRSSKETVHRISKKAKQMKINIQNNVDLGQPVKSKKIFKEKSSEFDLRAFCKQLKHKAIQETSVKCSQSKLKATKHSSQRASGTPCAKSFVQRFRGAKTFTQLSEEIQMAILWCRSKKLKAQASFLGNKLLKSNRLKHVEAQGHSLPKKLKCIKASICNCLLRGSGIKTSKHHLRQRRSQSRFLLGQKRLQRKLQLTLSKEIQQSPQGMQNATDSRKWKRSHCSVHRTDLYPNNKQLLRSRVSNPVIQTKEKQIHENLTGNNENETNSWTVMQMNKHNTSGTIKETDDIDDIFALMGV encoded by the exons TGAAAATCATCGTGTAACTACCGAAGCATATGTCATCCCTAGCCAACCAGTGGTTGAATTGGTGCTCATGAAGATTTTGGGAGCCTGCAAGTTGTTACTTCGCCTCTTGGACTGTTGCTGCAAGACATTTCT CTTGACTGTGAAACATCTAGGTTTAcaagaattcattattttaaacctTGTGATGGTTGGGCTGGTGAGCAGGTTATG GGTTCTCTATAAAGGTGTTTTAAAAAGGCTGACTTCTTTATATGAGCCATTGTTTGGATTGCTTCATGAAGTCTCTAGGATTCAACCACTGCCTTACTTCAAAGATTTTACCTTTCCTTCTGATATTGCCGAATTTTTAGGACAGCCCTATTTTGaggtctttaagaaaaaaatgcccaCAGCTTTTGCAGCTAAAGGAGTAACTAAATTgttaaataaactgtttttaacaaaaaatcaATCACCAAGGTCTAGCAAAGAAACTGTACACAGAATTTCCAAAAAAGCTAAGCAAATGAAGATCAATATACAGAATAATGTGGATCTTGGACAGCCAGTAAAGAGTAAGAAAATCTTCAAAG AGAAGTCCTCAGAATTTGATTTGAGAGCTTTCTGCAAACAGCTGAAGCACAAGGCTATTCAG GAGACCAGCGTTAAATGTTCTCAGTCCAAACTAAAGGCAACCAAACATTCTTCTCAGAGAGCATCAGGAACTCCCTGTGCCAAAAGTTTTGTGCAAAGATTTCGAGGGGCTAAGACTTTCACTCAACTTTCTGAAGAAATCCAAATGGCAATTTTGTGGTGCAGGAGCAAAAAACTCAAGGCTCAGGCCTCCTTTCTGGGTAACAAACTTCTTAAAAGTAACCGGCTTAAACATGTGGAAGCTCAAGGCCATAG TTTACCAAAGAAACTAAAGTGCATAAAAGCATCTATTTGCAACTGTCTTCTTCGTGGCTCAGGAATCAAGACTTCAAAGCATCATTTGAGACAAAGAAGATCTCAGAGTAGATTTTTACTGGGACAGAAGAGACTGCAGAGAAAGTTGCAGTTGACTCTTTCAAAGGAAATTCAACAGTCCCCTCAAGGGATGCAGAATGCTACAGATAGCAGAAAATGGAAACGCTCACACTGTTCAGTTCATAGAACTGATCTCTACCCCAACAATAAGCAACTCTTGAGGAGCAGAGTTTCAAATCCTGTCATACAAActaaagagaaacaaattcaTGAAAACCTTACAGGAAACAACGAAAATGAAACTAACTCATGGACAGTGatgcaaatgaacaaacataatACATCAGGAACCATTAAGGAGACAGATGACATTGATGATATTTTTGCCTTAATGGGTGTTTAA